Proteins encoded in a region of the Benincasa hispida cultivar B227 chromosome 2, ASM972705v1, whole genome shotgun sequence genome:
- the LOC120071411 gene encoding cinnamoyl-CoA reductase-like SNL6 isoform X1 translates to MDHTKPILCVLDASSYVGFWVTKELLNKGYPVHAAVQNNGKPEIERTIREMGKMKNGLVFFSVDIMDYQSILVALKGCSGLFCCMDTPHVFDEKMVDLEVRGTINVVEACAQTDTVNKIVFTSSLTAAVWRENILSEKDVDERCWSDKEFCRKMKLWYPLAKTLSEQAAWALAVDRKLKMVSINAGLVLGPAVAEENSGSTISYLKGAAQMYENGVLAVVDVKFLVDVHIRAMEDSSTGGRYFCFDQIVNSEEETVKLANILRPLISLPQRYEVQGREAFAERLRTRRLHKLIEGTA, encoded by the exons ATGGATCATACAAAGCCAATTCTTTGCGTTCTTGACGCTTCCTCTTACGTGGGCTTTTGGGTCACCAAAGAATTGCTAAACAAAGGATACCCAGTTCATGCAGCCGTCCAAAACAATG GAaagccagagattgagaggactaTTAGAGAGATGGGTAAAATGAAGAATGGGCTGGTGTTTTTTTCTGTGGATATCATGGACTACCAGAGCATTCTTGTTGCTTTGAAAGGATGCTCTGGTTTGTTCTGCTGTATGGACACTCCCCATGTGTTTGAT GAAAAAATGGTAGATTTGGAAGTTAGAGGGACAATTAATGTTGTGGAGGCTTGTGCTCAGACAGATACTGTTAATAAGATTGTCTTCACTTCTTCCTTAACTGCTGCTGTGTGGAGAGAGAATATCCTCTCTGAGAAAGATGTGGATGAAAGATGTTGGAGTGATAAAGAATTTTGCAGGAAAATGAAG TTATGGTACCCTTTAGCAAAGACACTCTCTGAACAAGCTGCTTGGGCTTTAGCAGTGGACCGTAAGCTAAAAATGGTGTCAATTAACGCAGGGCTTGTTCTTGGACCGGCTGTTGCAGAGGAAAATTCAGGGTCAACAATCTCATATCTTAAAG GAGCTGCTCAGATGTATGAAAATGGGGTGCTGGCAGTGGTTGATGTGAAATTTTTGGTGGATGTTCATATTCGAGCAATGGAAGATTCGTCCACGGGTGGTCGATATTTCTGCTTTGATCAGATAGTGAATAGTGAGGAAGAAACTGTTAAACTTGCGAATATATTGAGGCCATTGATATCTCTTCCACAAAG GTACGAAGTTCAAGGAAGGGAAGCTTTTGCTGAGAGACTCAGAACCAGGAGATTGCACAAATTGATCGAGGGCACGGCTtaa
- the LOC120072347 gene encoding AFG1-like ATPase isoform X1: protein MRGVNRYARHLRSAFSQKTRNHTDVLRRGQRQRQLIHTNSGSLFIVKPDRYRTPKYINLRTLSVDAAKLSNGVADYKVAGPLVEYERRIAAGELVDGDSCQVGTLRELQRLYDELVNSAQACRLDRYAVSEKSGRSRWLWSRFIPHSSYSPVKGLYLYGGVGTGKTMLMDLFFDQLPSNWRKKRIHFHDFMLNVHSRLQRHKGVADPLEVVAGEISDEAILLCLDEFMVTDVADALILNRLFGHLFSNGVILVATSNRAPDKLYEGGLQRDLFLPFISTLKERCVSHEIGSATDYRKLTSAERGFYFVGKDSSSFLKQKFQQLIGKSIAGSQKVEVVMGRVLQVPSGANGCAYFPFEELCDKPLGAADYFGLFKKFHTLALEGIPIFGLHNRTAAYRFVTLVDVMYENKARLLCTAEGSPHELFEKIVTISDAQQIAPRTSTRSRKNDISDLCVDNELGFAKDRTISSRLTEINSKEYLEQHAELVAEKRNWEDGDNQDALQP from the exons ATGAGAGGCGTAAATCGGTATGCTCGTCACCTCCGATCAGCTTTTTCTCAAAAAACACGCAATCATACGGATGTTCTTCGACGAGGGCAAAGGCAAAGGCAACTGATTCATACCAATTCCGGGTCTCTTTTTATTGTCAAACCAGATAGATACAGAACcccaaaatatataaacttaagaACTCTGTCAGTTGACGCAGCTAAGCTTTCTAATGGAG TTGCAGATTACAAGGTGGCAGGGCCACTCGTTGAGTATGAACGAAGAATTGCTGCTGGTGAGCTTGTGGATGGTGATAGTTGTCAG GTAGGAACCTTGAGGGAACTTCAGAGACTCTACGATGAACTTGTTAATTCAGCTCAAGCATGCCGGTTGGATAGATATGCAGTATCAGAAAAATCAGGAAG GAGTAGGTGGTTATGGTCTCGCTTCATTCCTCACTCATCATACTCTCCAGTTAAAGGTCTATATCTCTATGGAGGAGTAGGCACTGGAAAAACTATGTTGATGGACTTGTTTTTTGATCAGTT ACCCAGCAATTGGAGGAAAAAGAGGATCCATTTTCATGACTTCATGTTGAACGTTCATAGTCGTTTGCAG CGGCACAAGGGTGTTGCTGATCCACTTGAAGTCGTTGCAGGAGAGATTTCAGATGAGGCAATTTTATTATGCCTAGATGAATTTATG GTGACAGATGTCGCTGATGCATTGATACTAAATCGTCTGTTTGGACATCTTTTTAGCAACGGCGTT ATCCTGGTTGCAACATCAAATCGTGCTCCAGATAAACTGTATGAAGGTGGATTACAGAGAGATCTTTTCCTGCCCTTCATTTCGACATTGAAG GAAAGGTGTGTGAGTCATGAAATCGGTTCAGCAACTGACTATCGGAAATTGACTTCG GCAGAGCGAGGGTTCTACTTTGTTGGAAAGGACTCATCAAGCTTTCTTAAGCAGAAGTTTCAACAATTGATTGGTAAAAGTATAGCTGGTTCACAAAAGGTGGAGGTTGTGATGGGCAGGGTTCTGCAA GTCCCATCAGGAGCAAATGGATGTGCGTATTTCCCTTTTGAGGAACTCTGTGACAAACCTCTAGGAGCTGCAGATTACTTCGGGTTGTTTA aaaaattccataccctggctTTGGAAGGTATCCCAATATTTGGACTCCACAACAGAACAGCAGCATATCGTTTCGTCACTTTGGTTGAT GTGATGTATGAAAATAAAGCCAGACTACTATGTACAGCTGAGGGGAGTCCTCATGAACTTTTCGAAAAGATTGTAACCATCTCTGACGCTCAACAAATTGCACCTAGAACCTCGACGCGATCGAGGAAAAATGACATTTCAGATCTCTGTGTGGACAATGAATTGGGTTTCGCCAAAGACCGGACAATTAGTAG TAGATTAACAGAGATAAACAGCAAAGAATACCTGGAACAACATGCGGAACTCGTAGCGGAGAAGCGAAACTGGGAAGACGGTGACAATCAGGATGCTTTGCAACCATAA
- the LOC120072347 gene encoding AFG1-like ATPase isoform X4 — translation MRGVNRYARHLRSAFSQKTRNHTDVLRRGQRQRQLIHTNSGSLFIVKPDRYRTPKYINLRTLSVDAAKLSNGDYKVAGPLVEYERRIAAGELVDGDSCQVGTLRELQRLYDELVNSAQACRLDRYAVSEKSGRSRWLWSRFIPHSSYSPVKGLYLYGGVGTGKTMLMDLFFDQLPSNWRKKRIHFHDFMLNVHSRLQRHKGVADPLEVVAGEISDEAILLCLDEFMVTDVADALILNRLFGHLFSNGVILVATSNRAPDKLYEGGLQRDLFLPFISTLKERCVSHEIGSATDYRKLTSAERGFYFVGKDSSSFLKQKFQQLIGKSIAGSQKVEVVMGRVLQVPSGANGCAYFPFEELCDKPLGAADYFGLFKKFHTLALEGIPIFGLHNRTAAYRFVTLVDVMYENKARLLCTAEGSPHELFEKIVTISDAQQIAPRTSTRSRKNDISDLCVDNELGFAKDRTISRLTEINSKEYLEQHAELVAEKRNWEDGDNQDALQP, via the exons ATGAGAGGCGTAAATCGGTATGCTCGTCACCTCCGATCAGCTTTTTCTCAAAAAACACGCAATCATACGGATGTTCTTCGACGAGGGCAAAGGCAAAGGCAACTGATTCATACCAATTCCGGGTCTCTTTTTATTGTCAAACCAGATAGATACAGAACcccaaaatatataaacttaagaACTCTGTCAGTTGACGCAGCTAAGCTTTCTAATGGAG ATTACAAGGTGGCAGGGCCACTCGTTGAGTATGAACGAAGAATTGCTGCTGGTGAGCTTGTGGATGGTGATAGTTGTCAG GTAGGAACCTTGAGGGAACTTCAGAGACTCTACGATGAACTTGTTAATTCAGCTCAAGCATGCCGGTTGGATAGATATGCAGTATCAGAAAAATCAGGAAG GAGTAGGTGGTTATGGTCTCGCTTCATTCCTCACTCATCATACTCTCCAGTTAAAGGTCTATATCTCTATGGAGGAGTAGGCACTGGAAAAACTATGTTGATGGACTTGTTTTTTGATCAGTT ACCCAGCAATTGGAGGAAAAAGAGGATCCATTTTCATGACTTCATGTTGAACGTTCATAGTCGTTTGCAG CGGCACAAGGGTGTTGCTGATCCACTTGAAGTCGTTGCAGGAGAGATTTCAGATGAGGCAATTTTATTATGCCTAGATGAATTTATG GTGACAGATGTCGCTGATGCATTGATACTAAATCGTCTGTTTGGACATCTTTTTAGCAACGGCGTT ATCCTGGTTGCAACATCAAATCGTGCTCCAGATAAACTGTATGAAGGTGGATTACAGAGAGATCTTTTCCTGCCCTTCATTTCGACATTGAAG GAAAGGTGTGTGAGTCATGAAATCGGTTCAGCAACTGACTATCGGAAATTGACTTCG GCAGAGCGAGGGTTCTACTTTGTTGGAAAGGACTCATCAAGCTTTCTTAAGCAGAAGTTTCAACAATTGATTGGTAAAAGTATAGCTGGTTCACAAAAGGTGGAGGTTGTGATGGGCAGGGTTCTGCAA GTCCCATCAGGAGCAAATGGATGTGCGTATTTCCCTTTTGAGGAACTCTGTGACAAACCTCTAGGAGCTGCAGATTACTTCGGGTTGTTTA aaaaattccataccctggctTTGGAAGGTATCCCAATATTTGGACTCCACAACAGAACAGCAGCATATCGTTTCGTCACTTTGGTTGAT GTGATGTATGAAAATAAAGCCAGACTACTATGTACAGCTGAGGGGAGTCCTCATGAACTTTTCGAAAAGATTGTAACCATCTCTGACGCTCAACAAATTGCACCTAGAACCTCGACGCGATCGAGGAAAAATGACATTTCAGATCTCTGTGTGGACAATGAATTGGGTTTCGCCAAAGACCGGACAATTAGTAG ATTAACAGAGATAAACAGCAAAGAATACCTGGAACAACATGCGGAACTCGTAGCGGAGAAGCGAAACTGGGAAGACGGTGACAATCAGGATGCTTTGCAACCATAA
- the LOC120072347 gene encoding AFG1-like ATPase isoform X2 has translation MRGVNRYARHLRSAFSQKTRNHTDVLRRGQRQRQLIHTNSGSLFIVKPDRYRTPKYINLRTLSVDAAKLSNGVADYKVAGPLVEYERRIAAGELVDGDSCQVGTLRELQRLYDELVNSAQACRLDRYAVSEKSGRSRWLWSRFIPHSSYSPVKGLYLYGGVGTGKTMLMDLFFDQLPSNWRKKRIHFHDFMLNVHSRLQRHKGVADPLEVVAGEISDEAILLCLDEFMVTDVADALILNRLFGHLFSNGVILVATSNRAPDKLYEGGLQRDLFLPFISTLKERCVSHEIGSATDYRKLTSAERGFYFVGKDSSSFLKQKFQQLIGKSIAGSQKVEVVMGRVLQVPSGANGCAYFPFEELCDKPLGAADYFGLFKKFHTLALEGIPIFGLHNRTAAYRFVTLVDVMYENKARLLCTAEGSPHELFEKIVTISDAQQIAPRTSTRSRKNDISDLCVDNELGFAKDRTISRLTEINSKEYLEQHAELVAEKRNWEDGDNQDALQP, from the exons ATGAGAGGCGTAAATCGGTATGCTCGTCACCTCCGATCAGCTTTTTCTCAAAAAACACGCAATCATACGGATGTTCTTCGACGAGGGCAAAGGCAAAGGCAACTGATTCATACCAATTCCGGGTCTCTTTTTATTGTCAAACCAGATAGATACAGAACcccaaaatatataaacttaagaACTCTGTCAGTTGACGCAGCTAAGCTTTCTAATGGAG TTGCAGATTACAAGGTGGCAGGGCCACTCGTTGAGTATGAACGAAGAATTGCTGCTGGTGAGCTTGTGGATGGTGATAGTTGTCAG GTAGGAACCTTGAGGGAACTTCAGAGACTCTACGATGAACTTGTTAATTCAGCTCAAGCATGCCGGTTGGATAGATATGCAGTATCAGAAAAATCAGGAAG GAGTAGGTGGTTATGGTCTCGCTTCATTCCTCACTCATCATACTCTCCAGTTAAAGGTCTATATCTCTATGGAGGAGTAGGCACTGGAAAAACTATGTTGATGGACTTGTTTTTTGATCAGTT ACCCAGCAATTGGAGGAAAAAGAGGATCCATTTTCATGACTTCATGTTGAACGTTCATAGTCGTTTGCAG CGGCACAAGGGTGTTGCTGATCCACTTGAAGTCGTTGCAGGAGAGATTTCAGATGAGGCAATTTTATTATGCCTAGATGAATTTATG GTGACAGATGTCGCTGATGCATTGATACTAAATCGTCTGTTTGGACATCTTTTTAGCAACGGCGTT ATCCTGGTTGCAACATCAAATCGTGCTCCAGATAAACTGTATGAAGGTGGATTACAGAGAGATCTTTTCCTGCCCTTCATTTCGACATTGAAG GAAAGGTGTGTGAGTCATGAAATCGGTTCAGCAACTGACTATCGGAAATTGACTTCG GCAGAGCGAGGGTTCTACTTTGTTGGAAAGGACTCATCAAGCTTTCTTAAGCAGAAGTTTCAACAATTGATTGGTAAAAGTATAGCTGGTTCACAAAAGGTGGAGGTTGTGATGGGCAGGGTTCTGCAA GTCCCATCAGGAGCAAATGGATGTGCGTATTTCCCTTTTGAGGAACTCTGTGACAAACCTCTAGGAGCTGCAGATTACTTCGGGTTGTTTA aaaaattccataccctggctTTGGAAGGTATCCCAATATTTGGACTCCACAACAGAACAGCAGCATATCGTTTCGTCACTTTGGTTGAT GTGATGTATGAAAATAAAGCCAGACTACTATGTACAGCTGAGGGGAGTCCTCATGAACTTTTCGAAAAGATTGTAACCATCTCTGACGCTCAACAAATTGCACCTAGAACCTCGACGCGATCGAGGAAAAATGACATTTCAGATCTCTGTGTGGACAATGAATTGGGTTTCGCCAAAGACCGGACAATTAGTAG ATTAACAGAGATAAACAGCAAAGAATACCTGGAACAACATGCGGAACTCGTAGCGGAGAAGCGAAACTGGGAAGACGGTGACAATCAGGATGCTTTGCAACCATAA
- the LOC120071411 gene encoding cinnamoyl-CoA reductase-like SNL6 isoform X2, translating to MDHTKPILCVLDASSYVGFWVTKELLNKGYPVHAAVQNNEIERTIREMGKMKNGLVFFSVDIMDYQSILVALKGCSGLFCCMDTPHVFDEKMVDLEVRGTINVVEACAQTDTVNKIVFTSSLTAAVWRENILSEKDVDERCWSDKEFCRKMKLWYPLAKTLSEQAAWALAVDRKLKMVSINAGLVLGPAVAEENSGSTISYLKGAAQMYENGVLAVVDVKFLVDVHIRAMEDSSTGGRYFCFDQIVNSEEETVKLANILRPLISLPQRYEVQGREAFAERLRTRRLHKLIEGTA from the exons ATGGATCATACAAAGCCAATTCTTTGCGTTCTTGACGCTTCCTCTTACGTGGGCTTTTGGGTCACCAAAGAATTGCTAAACAAAGGATACCCAGTTCATGCAGCCGTCCAAAACAATG agattgagaggactaTTAGAGAGATGGGTAAAATGAAGAATGGGCTGGTGTTTTTTTCTGTGGATATCATGGACTACCAGAGCATTCTTGTTGCTTTGAAAGGATGCTCTGGTTTGTTCTGCTGTATGGACACTCCCCATGTGTTTGAT GAAAAAATGGTAGATTTGGAAGTTAGAGGGACAATTAATGTTGTGGAGGCTTGTGCTCAGACAGATACTGTTAATAAGATTGTCTTCACTTCTTCCTTAACTGCTGCTGTGTGGAGAGAGAATATCCTCTCTGAGAAAGATGTGGATGAAAGATGTTGGAGTGATAAAGAATTTTGCAGGAAAATGAAG TTATGGTACCCTTTAGCAAAGACACTCTCTGAACAAGCTGCTTGGGCTTTAGCAGTGGACCGTAAGCTAAAAATGGTGTCAATTAACGCAGGGCTTGTTCTTGGACCGGCTGTTGCAGAGGAAAATTCAGGGTCAACAATCTCATATCTTAAAG GAGCTGCTCAGATGTATGAAAATGGGGTGCTGGCAGTGGTTGATGTGAAATTTTTGGTGGATGTTCATATTCGAGCAATGGAAGATTCGTCCACGGGTGGTCGATATTTCTGCTTTGATCAGATAGTGAATAGTGAGGAAGAAACTGTTAAACTTGCGAATATATTGAGGCCATTGATATCTCTTCCACAAAG GTACGAAGTTCAAGGAAGGGAAGCTTTTGCTGAGAGACTCAGAACCAGGAGATTGCACAAATTGATCGAGGGCACGGCTtaa
- the LOC120072347 gene encoding AFG1-like ATPase isoform X3: MRGVNRYARHLRSAFSQKTRNHTDVLRRGQRQRQLIHTNSGSLFIVKPDRYRTPKYINLRTLSVDAAKLSNGDYKVAGPLVEYERRIAAGELVDGDSCQVGTLRELQRLYDELVNSAQACRLDRYAVSEKSGRSRWLWSRFIPHSSYSPVKGLYLYGGVGTGKTMLMDLFFDQLPSNWRKKRIHFHDFMLNVHSRLQRHKGVADPLEVVAGEISDEAILLCLDEFMVTDVADALILNRLFGHLFSNGVILVATSNRAPDKLYEGGLQRDLFLPFISTLKERCVSHEIGSATDYRKLTSAERGFYFVGKDSSSFLKQKFQQLIGKSIAGSQKVEVVMGRVLQVPSGANGCAYFPFEELCDKPLGAADYFGLFKKFHTLALEGIPIFGLHNRTAAYRFVTLVDVMYENKARLLCTAEGSPHELFEKIVTISDAQQIAPRTSTRSRKNDISDLCVDNELGFAKDRTISSRLTEINSKEYLEQHAELVAEKRNWEDGDNQDALQP, translated from the exons ATGAGAGGCGTAAATCGGTATGCTCGTCACCTCCGATCAGCTTTTTCTCAAAAAACACGCAATCATACGGATGTTCTTCGACGAGGGCAAAGGCAAAGGCAACTGATTCATACCAATTCCGGGTCTCTTTTTATTGTCAAACCAGATAGATACAGAACcccaaaatatataaacttaagaACTCTGTCAGTTGACGCAGCTAAGCTTTCTAATGGAG ATTACAAGGTGGCAGGGCCACTCGTTGAGTATGAACGAAGAATTGCTGCTGGTGAGCTTGTGGATGGTGATAGTTGTCAG GTAGGAACCTTGAGGGAACTTCAGAGACTCTACGATGAACTTGTTAATTCAGCTCAAGCATGCCGGTTGGATAGATATGCAGTATCAGAAAAATCAGGAAG GAGTAGGTGGTTATGGTCTCGCTTCATTCCTCACTCATCATACTCTCCAGTTAAAGGTCTATATCTCTATGGAGGAGTAGGCACTGGAAAAACTATGTTGATGGACTTGTTTTTTGATCAGTT ACCCAGCAATTGGAGGAAAAAGAGGATCCATTTTCATGACTTCATGTTGAACGTTCATAGTCGTTTGCAG CGGCACAAGGGTGTTGCTGATCCACTTGAAGTCGTTGCAGGAGAGATTTCAGATGAGGCAATTTTATTATGCCTAGATGAATTTATG GTGACAGATGTCGCTGATGCATTGATACTAAATCGTCTGTTTGGACATCTTTTTAGCAACGGCGTT ATCCTGGTTGCAACATCAAATCGTGCTCCAGATAAACTGTATGAAGGTGGATTACAGAGAGATCTTTTCCTGCCCTTCATTTCGACATTGAAG GAAAGGTGTGTGAGTCATGAAATCGGTTCAGCAACTGACTATCGGAAATTGACTTCG GCAGAGCGAGGGTTCTACTTTGTTGGAAAGGACTCATCAAGCTTTCTTAAGCAGAAGTTTCAACAATTGATTGGTAAAAGTATAGCTGGTTCACAAAAGGTGGAGGTTGTGATGGGCAGGGTTCTGCAA GTCCCATCAGGAGCAAATGGATGTGCGTATTTCCCTTTTGAGGAACTCTGTGACAAACCTCTAGGAGCTGCAGATTACTTCGGGTTGTTTA aaaaattccataccctggctTTGGAAGGTATCCCAATATTTGGACTCCACAACAGAACAGCAGCATATCGTTTCGTCACTTTGGTTGAT GTGATGTATGAAAATAAAGCCAGACTACTATGTACAGCTGAGGGGAGTCCTCATGAACTTTTCGAAAAGATTGTAACCATCTCTGACGCTCAACAAATTGCACCTAGAACCTCGACGCGATCGAGGAAAAATGACATTTCAGATCTCTGTGTGGACAATGAATTGGGTTTCGCCAAAGACCGGACAATTAGTAG TAGATTAACAGAGATAAACAGCAAAGAATACCTGGAACAACATGCGGAACTCGTAGCGGAGAAGCGAAACTGGGAAGACGGTGACAATCAGGATGCTTTGCAACCATAA